One window from the genome of Candidatus Zixiibacteriota bacterium encodes:
- a CDS encoding NAD(P)/FAD-dependent oxidoreductase — translation MKVEDVTIIGAGPAGIAAAIQLERSGITPLLLEKDEMGGLLRNAHLVENYPGFPAGITGSRLVNLFREQLQRVSILPAFEEVKKLYFKKKIFLVETWKKTYPSRTVVIASGTKPRGFADFVIPEEVKDKIFYEVYPILRARKKEIAIIGAGDAAFDYALNLSQNNEVTILNSGQHIRSLPLLLERAQAVSSISYHKNTRITRVSNNSQNGILLECKTLGNTWKSRADYLIFAIGREPQLDFLSEKVKRNFRALVKKGVLYLIGDVKNGNYRQTAIAVGDGIMAAMKICRRLKGVCS, via the coding sequence ATGAAAGTTGAAGATGTTACCATCATCGGAGCGGGACCTGCAGGAATTGCCGCAGCCATACAGCTTGAACGCTCTGGAATAACTCCACTTCTTTTGGAAAAAGATGAAATGGGGGGCCTTTTAAGAAATGCCCACCTGGTGGAAAATTATCCCGGCTTCCCTGCAGGGATCACTGGTTCGCGTCTTGTAAATCTTTTCAGGGAGCAACTCCAGAGAGTGTCAATCCTGCCCGCATTTGAAGAGGTTAAAAAACTCTATTTTAAAAAAAAGATTTTCCTTGTAGAAACATGGAAAAAAACCTATCCTTCCCGGACAGTAGTGATCGCGAGTGGGACGAAACCCAGGGGATTTGCGGATTTTGTAATACCTGAAGAAGTGAAAGACAAGATTTTTTATGAGGTTTATCCCATTCTTAGAGCTAGGAAAAAGGAAATAGCGATCATCGGAGCTGGCGATGCAGCTTTTGACTATGCCTTAAATCTCAGCCAGAATAACGAGGTTACCATTTTGAATAGCGGACAACATATCAGGTCTCTTCCCCTCCTCTTGGAAAGAGCACAAGCAGTTTCCTCAATCTCCTATCATAAGAATACACGAATCACAAGAGTGTCCAACAACTCTCAAAATGGAATACTACTTGAATGCAAGACTCTTGGAAATACCTGGAAAAGTCGTGCTGATTATTTGATATTTGCCATCGGAAGAGAGCCGCAGCTCGACTTTTTGTCAGAAAAAGTAAAGCGAAATTTCAGGGCTTTAGTGAAAAAAGGGGTTCTCTATCTTATCGGGGATGTAAAGAATGGAAATTACCGACAGACTGCCATTGCCGTGGGAGATGGAATTATGGCCGCAATGAAAATATGCAGAAGATTAAAGGGGGTATGCTCGTAA
- a CDS encoding radical SAM protein, which yields MKILASAGKEDIAIVYIAELRDGKLVELVESVQPPLSREKKWVLIVSTLFGCPVKCLICDAGSLYQGKLSKEDIFSQIDFLVKKRFPDGNIPVEKFKIQFARMGEPAFNPNVPQVLEELPSRYNAPGLIPTISTIAPADTDEFFQKLLILKNKLYSGGKFRLQFSIHSTDEKMRYKLMPVRKWDLKTISSFGEKFYEEGDRKLTLNFALAKEMPVEPEVLLQHFDPDKFLIKMTPINPTYQGIRHKLCSYIDPLCEGKDYQVVSELRSAGYEVLISIGEIEENQIGSNCGQYLIKHLKTKEQIKEGYTYKIQGYS from the coding sequence ATGAAAATTCTCGCCTCAGCCGGAAAAGAGGATATCGCCATCGTTTATATTGCTGAGCTGAGAGACGGAAAGCTGGTCGAATTAGTTGAGTCTGTACAGCCACCTTTGTCCAGGGAGAAAAAGTGGGTTTTGATAGTCTCAACCCTGTTCGGCTGTCCGGTTAAATGCTTAATCTGCGATGCCGGAAGCCTTTATCAGGGGAAATTATCTAAAGAAGATATTTTTTCACAGATAGACTTTCTCGTCAAGAAAAGATTTCCGGATGGCAATATTCCAGTTGAAAAATTCAAAATCCAGTTCGCCAGGATGGGTGAGCCTGCTTTTAATCCGAATGTGCCGCAGGTCCTGGAAGAGCTTCCGTCCCGTTATAACGCCCCCGGCTTAATTCCCACTATCTCTACAATCGCTCCAGCCGACACGGACGAATTTTTCCAAAAACTACTTATCCTAAAGAATAAATTATATTCCGGTGGCAAATTCCGACTCCAGTTCTCTATCCATTCTACAGATGAAAAAATGAGATATAAGTTGATGCCGGTGAGGAAGTGGGACCTAAAAACAATCTCTTCCTTTGGAGAAAAGTTTTATGAAGAGGGGGACAGAAAACTTACCTTAAACTTTGCCCTGGCAAAAGAGATGCCAGTGGAACCAGAGGTCCTTTTACAACATTTTGACCCGGATAAATTTTTGATTAAGATGACGCCGATAAACCCCACTTATCAGGGAATCAGACACAAGCTTTGTTCCTACATTGACCCACTCTGCGAAGGAAAAGACTACCAGGTCGTAAGTGAGCTTCGTTCCGCAGGGTATGAAGTTCTCATCAGCATCGGGGAAATCGAAGAAAACCAGATCGGCTCAAATTGTGGCCAGTATTTGATAAAACATTTGAAGACGAAAGAGCAAATAAAAGAGGGATACACTTACAAAATTCAAGGCTACTCTTAG